In one Arthrobacter jinronghuae genomic region, the following are encoded:
- a CDS encoding SIS domain-containing protein, with protein sequence MSAFHHQAAEIVSELDATVARVSTDEVENTLNALMTANTIFVIGVGREGLAAKGFAMRLAHLGLRVHWAWDDTTPAVTADDALLMVNGPGNIGHLDYVFDRVREVGATTIVVSALAGARTPGMADVTLIVPATVYRGKGDLVPSIQPMGSLFEQATLLVFDTLILQLIERLGIHSYAELAPRHRNFE encoded by the coding sequence ATGAGCGCCTTCCACCACCAAGCTGCCGAAATAGTCTCCGAGCTTGATGCGACCGTCGCCCGGGTAAGTACCGACGAGGTGGAGAACACCCTTAATGCGTTGATGACCGCCAATACCATTTTCGTGATTGGTGTAGGCCGGGAAGGACTTGCTGCCAAGGGGTTCGCAATGCGCCTGGCTCACCTCGGCCTTCGTGTGCATTGGGCATGGGATGACACCACTCCCGCTGTCACCGCTGATGATGCACTGCTCATGGTCAACGGACCCGGAAATATCGGGCATCTCGACTATGTCTTTGATCGGGTGAGAGAGGTGGGAGCAACGACAATCGTGGTTTCTGCACTAGCCGGCGCCCGCACCCCAGGTATGGCCGATGTGACACTTATCGTGCCAGCGACGGTTTATCGAGGGAAGGGAGACCTTGTCCCCTCCATACAGCCGATGGGCAGCCTGTTCGAGCAGGCAACCCTTTTGGTCTTCGACACGCTAATACTGCAGCTAATTGAGCGTCTAGGCATCCATTCCTAC